A region of the Edaphobacter lichenicola genome:
CGGTCTGGAGGAGTTTGACGGCTACGAGGATCTTGTCGCCGGGGTGGGCGGGTTCGAAGAGGACGATGGGTTCGAGGTCTTCGCCGAGGGCGACACGCTTGCCGTTGAAGTAGATGATCTCGGGGACGGCACCGTTGGCGTCGGAGCGGAACTGGAAGGAGATGCGGGCGCCGGTGATGTCGTAGCCGTTGAGGGTCCTGGGGACTTCGATCTGGCGGCGATACCAGACGGCCTCGTGGGGGGCTTTGGATTTGGGCTGGACGAGGGTCCAGGAGGAGTCGTCGAGGGTGGGAGATTCGCCGTGGGGGATGTCGCCTACGTGGAAGCGCCAGTCGCCTGCGGGGAGGGAGTTGAGGGTCTCGAGGGTGTGGAGCTTGGCTGCGGCTGCGGGTGAGAGGTTTTTCTGTTCGCGGACTGGAGTGAAAGATTGGGCGAGGAGGGGGGTGCAGGAGAGCAGGAGGGCGAGCGAGAGCCGGCTAAGACGCATAAAGGCAAGGGTAGCAAATGCATGCGGGAACTCACAACGGAGTCGTCGTGTGATTTGGTCCGCGAGAGCTCTGATCGGCGGGCTCTGATCGGCGGGCTGATGGTGTTGGGCGGATCAGACGGTCAGGTCGTGGATTGGGGCGTCGGGGGCGTTGGCTTTGACGGACTCGATGCCGGCGTCGCGCGCGGTGGTGGTGGTGTAGGTTTCGCTGGTGCCGATGACCTGATGGTTGGCGGCTTTGAGGTTGAACATGGGCTGGCCGTTCTTGGCTTCTTTACGCTCGTAGTGAGCATCGATGGGGGCGTTCTTCCTGACCGACTCGATGCCATTTTCGGCGGAGGACTTGCCGACGTACATCTCGCTGGCCAGGATGATCTGGCCGTTGCCGGCCTTGAGGTGGAAGTAGAACTCGCCGTCTTTTGCCTTCTTGATCTCGAACGTGCCTGCCATGAATTCTCCTTGAGAGGGAAGCGTTGGTGTCGTTTGCGAGGGCCGGATTTTTGCTGATTCGGATTGTAGCTCGTGTTTGAGCCGGGGGTTGAGAATTTATTGCAGAGGGGTGGTGGGTGGACGAGGGCGCTGGTAGTCTTTCGTGCATGATGAATCTGCGAGTTAGAGCGGCGGCGGTCTTTGGACTAGGTTTTGTAACGATGGGTGCGGCGTGGGCGCAGAACTCGCTGCCGACGGCTACGGCGACGGGGATCGATGCGGCGGCGGCAGAGGTGCTGAAGGCTACCGGGGTGCCGAGTGCTTCGGTGGCGGTGGTGCAGGGCGGGAAGATCGCTTATGTGAAGGCGTATGGGAAGGCTCGGCTGGAGCCGGTGATGCTGGCGGAGCCGGGGATGCAGTACTCGATCGGGTCGGTGAGCAAACAGTTTACTGCGGCGATTATTTTGCTGCTGGTGCAGGATGGCGGGGTGAAGCTGGACGATCCGGTGGGGAAGTATCTGCCGGAGCTGACGCGGGCGAGCGATGTGACGGTGCGGCAGGTGCTGTCGATGACCTCGGGGTACCAGGACTTCTGGCCGGAGGACTATGTGATGACGTCGATGATGCAGCCGGCGACGCCGCAGCACATTCTGGATGTGTGGGCGAAGAAGCCGCTGGACTTCGAGCCGGGGACCAAGTGGCAGTACTCGAATACGAACTATGTGATTGCGGGACGGATCGCGGAGATTGTCGCGGGGAAGCCGCTGATCGAGCAGTTGCAGGAGCGGATCTTCAAGCCGTTGAAGATGACAGGGGTGTTGAACTCGGACGCGAGCAGGCTGCCGGCGAATGACCCGACGGGGTACTACCAGCATGCGCTGGGGCCGCTGCGGCCGGCTCCGCAGGAGGGTGCGGGGTGGATGTTTGCGGCGGGAGAGTTGGCGATGCCTGCGAGCGATCTGGCGCAGTGGAATATCAGTTTGATGAATCGAACTCTGCTGGCGCCGGCTTCCTATGACGAGATGTTTACTGAGGTGAAGCTGAAGGATGGCAGCGGCACTCACTATGGGCTTGGCGTGCAGGTGAGCGCGCGGGATGGGCATCGTGTGATCTCTCATAGCGGCGAGGTGTCGGGGTTTGTCTCGCAGAATTCGGTGTTTCCTGACGATAAGGTTGCGGTGACGGTGCTGACGAATGAAGATGCTTCGAGCGCTGCCGGCGCATTGGCGCGGAAGATCGCTCCACTGGTGCTGGGCGGGAGTGCTGCGGCGAGTGCGTCGGATGGAACGGCGGCCGCAGAGAGGCGGGCGCTTGCGATCTTTACGGGGCTGCAGGAGGGTAAGCTGGACCGGTCGCAGTTGACGGCGTTTTGCGATGCGTACTTTACCGAGGAGGCGGTGGGGGACTTTGCCGGCAGCCTGAAGCCGCTGGGGGTGCCAGGCAGCTTCAAGCAGATGGATGAGGAGTTGCGCGGCGGGATGACGTTTCGGTCTTTCAGTGTGAGCTTTCCGGATCGGCAGTTGCGGGTTACGACCTATGAGGAGCCGGATGGGAAGCTGGAGCAGTACCTGGTGATTCCTTCGGGGAGCTAGAGGGTTTGAGGTGGGGCTGTGGCTGCAGAGGGCGAAGAAAAGATACCCTCCGAAACGAAAGGCTGACCTCAGCGGCTGAAGCTGCACCCAAAGCTCTAGCGGCACGGAGACCCAAGGCTAAAGCCTTGGGCTACCAGCCGTGCCCTTAAGCAAAACGGACTTTTCAGCAGCCTCTGCATCAAAGCGGTGATGGCAGAACAGATCCTTGCCGCGTGACAAACAGATTCTTGCTGGATGACAACCTTGCCGGATGACAAACTGACAGGCAGAGGACGTGTCGGTGATGATGCTCCGGTATCCGTTGAGTGACGCCGCGCAATAAAGGATAATAGTGCGTGGTGATGAGGCGTATGGTTGCCGCAGGGCTTTTCGTCGTCCCTCTTTGTTTTATTTTGCCTTTTGTGGCTTTCTCCCTTGAGTCAATACTTAGGACGGTGGATCAGACATGGAACTGTGGACGGAGTATGAAGGAAGAACGATCGATGGAGCGTTTCCTCTAACCAAACTGATACGGCCTGAAGGCCGGAGCGCGTTCTTTTCGACGTCGAATGGTGTGGGTGGGCCGACGGTGATACGGCTGATCGAGTCGCACTTCGATGATGAAGAGATCCTGGTGCGGTGGCGCGGGATTCAGGCGTTGAATCATCCCAATCTGGTGAAGCTGATTCAGTTTGGCAGGGTGATGCTGGATGAGACGTCGCTGGTCTACGCGGTGATGGAGCCGGTGGACGCGAACATGGCTGAGATCGTGGCGGAGCGGCGGTTGACGGTGCAGGAGACCAGGCAGATTGCGACGAGCCTGGCGTCGGCGCTTGAGTCGCTGCACACGAATGGTTTTGTGCATGAGCATATCGAGCCGGCGAATGTGCTGGCGGTTGGTGAGTCGATCAAGCTGCGGAGCGACTGTATTCGCGAGACTCCCGAGGGACAGGAGGGGAGTGAGCTGAAGCAGAAGGACGCACATGATTTCGCGGTGGTGCTGCTGCGGGCGTTGACGCAGAAGAAGACGCTGGAGGAGGCAAAGCGCGAACTGCCGCTGGATGCTCCGTTCGATGAAATGATCAGGAAGGGAATCAGCGGGGAGTGGGGGATTCCGGAGATGGTTAGGGCGTTGCGGCCGGACACGGAGATTCGGGTGGAGGCGCGGCCGGTTGCGGTGAGGGAGTCTCGGCCGGAGAAGGTGGCGGAGATGCCGGTGGAGCTGCCGACTTATTCGACAAATCGTGTGCGGGTTGCGGAGGAGAAGTCAGGCGGGATTGAAGGACGACGGCTGGTGATTGGCGTGGGAGCGATGGTGTTGCTGCTGCTGATCGCGCTCTTCATGCATGGCCGGTGGTCGAAGTCCAGTGGAGCGGTGCAGGCGAATGCGGTAGTGCCTGCGATTGCGACGGAGGCGAGTGATGCGGCTCCTGCGCCTGCTCTGGAGACGCCTTCGGCTGAGGCTGGTTCTGCTGGGGTGGCTGCTGCTGCTCCTGCTACGGCTGCGCCGGAGGCTTCTGTGACTGCGCCGGCTAGTGTTGGGGTGGGGCAGTGGCGGGTGGTGGCGTTTACGTATAACCGCGAGGCTCAGGCTCAGCAGAAGGTGGAGAGTCTTAGGGCGATGCATCCGGATCTGCGGCCAGAGGTGTTTACGCCAAGTGGGCACTCGCCGTACCTTGTGGTCGTTGGTGGGACGATGAGCCGGGATGAGGCGTTTGCTTTTATCAGGAAGGGACGCGCTGAAGGGCTGCCTCACGACAGCTACGCTCAGAACTATCGTCGATAGTGGCGTTGTCCTGCCGGACGGGCCCACTTCGCGTGGGGCGGTCACTTCGTGACGCGTATACCTTGTTTTGGTGGGATTGGTGGTGTGGGCCTCCCGTTGGTCGGAATGGGAGTTTGGGACGGCTAGTCGTTCATATTTTGCTGGGCTCGCAGGAAGGCAAAGTGGCTGACGTGCACCCAGCCGCGGAAGGGCAGGTTGACGTCGGCGATGGCGAGGAGAACGAGGGTGATGAGGAGGGTGAAACAGAAGACCTGAACCGCGTGGAGGGCTCGATTGGCGGACCCGAAGAGGGAGGCGGAGAGGACGGTGACGAGTCCGCCGACGAGGAGGACTCCCCAGAAGATGGTGGGGAGGCGGTAGACACTCTGGAGAAGGCGGGTTCGGCGATGCTCGGTGAGTGCACTGAGTTCGGTGAGCGCGTGATCTTCGGCGATGAGCTCGGAGGGGGTAGCGGCTTTGACGGACATGAGGGTCTTCCACATGTCGCGATTGAGAAGGTGGCTCTCTTCGGGGAGTTTGCTTTGAAACATCTCTGGCCAGTCGTGGTTGATGACGGCGTCGGCGTAGTCGCGGGCCTGCTGCTCGAGGAGTATTCGTTGCGGCGTGGGCAGGCCTTCGGCGATGTGATAGACGTTGCGCAGGGAGTTGGCTTCGAGGTCGGCGTTGAGGTTGGCTTCTCCGAAGTTGGTCCAGACGGTGTAGAGCATGAAGCCGAGGATAACCGCGTAGGTGGTGCCGAGGATGCCGAGTTGCCAGCCGATGAGGTCGTTGTGTACGGTGCGCCGTTCGCGTGGCCAGATGCGGTTGAGAAGCGCCAGGAAGAGCATGGAGCAGGTCATTGTGACGATGAGGATGACGATGTTTTGGATGAGGGTCAGCATGAAGGGCGAGCATCTCCGCGTGATGGATTCCAAGCTTACCCCAGCCTGCTTGCAGGCCACAGCAAAAAAGCGCCGCTCTTGAGGGAGAGCGGCGCTTTTATTTTTGTTTTGCTGTGTGCTGTGGCGACTATTCGGTGGAGTCTTTTTCTTTTTCTTTCTTTTCGGCAGGGATGGGTTCGGATTTGGCTAGTGGTTTGGTGATGTCGTCGAGGTAAGCGGGGGTGCCGTCTACGCGGACCAGTTGTGGGTAGCGGGCGCCGTCATGGTAGTCGATGTCGGCGGTGGTGACGAAGGCGTCGCTCTGGAGGATGAAGTGGATGGGCTCGGAGGTTCCTTTTGCCTGCTTGATTGCGGTCTTGAGGGCGTCGGCGGAGTAGACGTTGCCGTTGATGGCGATGATCTTCTCTCCGGGGAAGAACTTCGCCTTGTCGGCGGGGCTGTTCCAGCGGATGTCGGCGATGTTGCCTTCAGCGGAGACGCGGAGGCCGAGGGAGTACCAGACGTTGACGGAGCTGCCGCGACGGCTGCCGGAGTTGGCGAGGGTGCGTTCGGATTTTGTGGGTTCATCGGTGAAGACGAGTTTGTAGCCGCCGCGTTCGATGCCGGCTAGGTCAGCGCGCGGGTTTATGTTGTCGATGCGCTCGTGGATGAAGGTGGCCCAGTCGTATTTGTAGACCTGGTTGAGGTCGGCGATGAGTTCGTCGCGGTTGTAGGTGACGATGCTGGGGCCGGTGTTGCCGCCTTTGCCGAGGAAGAGGTGCAGGAAGTCGGTGAGGGATTTCTTGTTGTCGGTCTTTTGGCGGATGAGGGTGTCGGCGTCGAGCCAGAAGAGCTCGCCCTCCTGGTAGTAATCCTGTCCGCGCTTCCAGTTGGACCAGGCGGGGTTGCCGCCGCGGAGGATGCTGGCGGAGATGGCGGTGTCTTCGGTTGAGCGCCACTCGCGGCCGGGCTTGTAATCGAGATTGGCGGCGGAGAGGGCGAGCATGTCGCGGTACTGCTCCTGCGACTTGAGGCCGGAGCGGGCGGCGAGGACGTTGCCGAGGTATTGGGTCATGCCCTCGTAGACCCAGAGGAGCGAGCCCTGCTGCATCTTCTCGAAGTCGTCCTGATAGAGGTTGAAGGGGCGGCGGTACTTGCCGTTCCAGGAGTGGGTGAACTCGTGGGAGAGGAGGTCGGATTCGCCGAGTTGATGGGAGGGGTCGGAGAAGCCTTTTTCGCCTACGCCGTTGTCGGAGGACTGGCCGTGCTCGAGGCCTTCGCCGCCGGCTACGTCGGAGAGGGTGAGGAGGAAGTGGTAGACGTTGTAGTGGCGGGAGTCGTAGGCTGCGCCGGTCTCGCGGACGAGGTTGTTGAGTTCGGCGAGGAGGGCGGGGCGGAGGTTGGAGTCTTCTGGGGAGTCGGAGACTACGTCGATGTAGTGCCTGGGTGTGACCTCGGGTGCGAGGGCGAACTCGTGGAAGTACTGGCCGGTGATGACGGGGGAGTCTTCGAGTTGCTCGACGGTGGTGGGGGCGTAGGTAGTGACCACCGGTGGCCCCGGACTGAACGGACCAGACAATCCGTTCTGGGACGTGCTCGCGATGGTGAGGGCGGTGCCAATGCCCCAGCCTGCGGGAACTATGACGGAGGGCTGGATGGCGATGTCTTTTACGGGAGTCTTCGCGGGGTAGAGGAGGAGTTTTTCCCATTCGAGGACGGCTAGCTTGTCGGTGACGCGGGCGGTGACGATGCAGTCGAGATGGGCGTGCAGGGTGGTGACGCCGGCGGGGACTGTGACGTGGAACTCGTAGAGGTCTTCGTCGTCGCGACGCCAGGGAAGGACTGTTTTCGTTCCGCCTGGACCATTGACGGTGAAGACGACTCCGGTGATGTCATCGACCGGGCCGGTGGGGCGGTGGTTGCCGGGGATCCACTTGGGGGTGGTGAGAGAGACGGGGCCGGGCTGGACGGGGATGTCGACTTCGGCGTGGTAGAGCTTGCGGGGAGCTTCGGACAGGTCGGCGGTGATCTGGATGGGAGTCTGCTGGGCTTGCAGAAGGGCAGGGGTTCCGAGGGTGAGCAGGGCCAGGGGCAGGAGGGTGCGGCGGACGATCATGAACGGGAGTTTTCCTCTCGAAGTGAGGTGAAGATTTTAGATATTACGTGTAGACGGATCAGGAGAACGAAAGGATGCAGGCTGATTTTTGGGGCCTCGGTAGACGCTTCTCATCACTAAGGGCCTGAAGGCTGTGGATCGGCGAAAGATAGAAGCAAAGGGCGAAATGCGGGGGTTTCTCCACTCCGCCGCGCGATGAGACTGCGCGGCTCCGGTCGAAATGACGATTTGGGGGAGTTTTGAGACATGCTCTCAGAATGCGTCTCCGGTTCGTTCGATGTTCAGGAGTTGAGGGCGGATTCGATGGCGGCGACTACGGTGGGGTCGTCGGGCAGGACTTCGGGAGAGAAGCGGGCGGCGACTCGGCCGTTGCGGTCGATGAGGAACTTTTCGAAGTTCCAGAGGATGCCGGGTTCGGGGTTGGTGGTGGCCCCGTGCTGCTGGAGGAAGCCGTTGAGGTTTTCGCGGAAGGCTTCGCGGCCGGGGCTGGTGGCCTTTGGCTGGGCGGCGATGAGGGACTGATAGAGGGGATGGGTGTTGGGGCCGGTGACGGTGACCTTGGAGAACATGGGGAAGTCGACGCCGAAGGTGGAGCGGCAAAAGGTCTGGATGTCGTCGTTGGAGCCTGGCTCCTGGCCGCCGAAGTCGTTGGCAGGGAAGCCGCAGACGACGAGGCCGGAGTCTTTGAAGCGGGCGTAGATCTTTTCGAGGGCGTCGTACTGGGGGGTGAGACCGCACTTGGAGGCGACGTTGACGATGAGGAGGACTTTACCGCGATAGTCGGCGAGGGAGGTGCCTTCGCCGGTAATTTTGTGGACGGGGATGTCGTAGAGAGCGGCTGCGGACATGGATTCTCCTGAAAGCTTTAGTGAGTTGATTATAGGTGCGCTGGGTCCTGCCGGACGGGCGCCCTGCGCGGGCCGCGGTCACTTCGTGACTTGTATACCTTGTTTTGGGGGATCAACTGCGTGGGGCCTCCCGCTGGTCGGCACGGAATGATGGGCGGGAGCGATCTTGCGGGCACGGTCTTTATGAGATCTTTACAAATTTTTGCAGGGACTGACAGGTTAAATGCAGAGATTGAGTGAGTTGAGTTGACAGAGGCGGTACGATCTAAATCGTATGTCACTTACAGATTCGATTATTGGACGACCGCTTGCGACGAGTGAGGAGCGGGCAGAGCACATTGGTGTAGCTGCAGGAATCCCTATCTTTGGCCTGGATGGGCTGACGAGCGCGGCGTACGGACCAGAGGCGGCGATGACGCTGCTGATTCCGTTGGGGATTGGCGGGGTGGAGTATGGCTGGCGGATTATCGGGGCTATCCTGATTTTGCTGGCGATTGTGTACTTCAGCTACAGGCAGACGATTGCGGCGTATCCGGGTGGGGGTGGGAGCTATACGGTTGCCTCGGAGAATCTGGGGGAGAAGCCTGGGCTGCTGGCTGCTGCGGCGCTGATGATCGACTATATTTTGACGGCGGCGGTGGGGATCTCGGCGGGCGTGACGGCGTTGACGTCGGCGGTGCCGAGTCTACAGCCGCATACGCTGATGATCTGTCTGATCATCCTGGTGATTCTCGCGCTGGTCAATATGCGCGGCGTGAAGGATACGGGGACGGCATTCATGCTGCCTACGTTCCTTTTTGTCAGTACGCTGCTCGCGTTGATTGTGGTTGGGATGTGGAAGACGATTCACGCTGGTGGGCATCCGATGGCGATGGCTCCAATCCCTGCTGCGCTGCCGGCGACGGTGGGGACGCTGGGAACGTGGATGCTGCTGAAGGCGTTTGCGAGTGGATGCGCGGCGATGACCGGGGTGGAGGCGGTGTCGAATGGCGTGATGGCATTCGGCGAGCCGAGAGTGCAGCGAGCGCAGCGGACGCTGACGGTGATCATCGGCATACTGATGGTGCTGTTGTTTGGGATTGCGTATCTGGCAAAGACTTACCGGATTATGCCGATGGATCCGGATGCGGCGCAGTTTCAGAGTCTGCTTAGTTTGCTGGTGACTGCGGTCTTTGGGCGCGGGTGGTTTTATTTTCTGACGATGGGTAGCGTGTTGCTGGCGCTGGCATTGAGTGCGAACACGGCGTTCGCGGACTTCCCGCGTCTGACGCGGGCGATTGCGTTGCATGACTATCTGCCGCATGTGTTTATTCTGCGCGGGCGGCGGCTTCTGTACTCACACGGGATCTATGCGCTGACGGCATTTACGGCGGTGATTCTGATTCTGTTTGGCGGTGTGACGGACCGGCTGATTCCGTTGTATGCGATTGGAGCGTTTCTGGCTTTCACGCTCTCGCAGGCGGGAATGGTGGTGCATTGGAAGAAGGGCGAGGCGCATCCGGGACGGGGCTGGCACATGTTTGTGAACGGCATTGGCGCGGTGGCGACGGGGCTTACGACGATCGTCGTGCTGGTGGCGAAGTTCCGGGCGGGCGCGTGGGTGACGGCGCTGCTGGTGCCGGTGCTGATCGGGATTATGTGGGTGGTGAAGCGGCACTACTCGCGGGTGCGACGGGAGATGGCGGATATGACGCCGTTGAACCTGGTGAATCTGCAGGAGCCTATTGTGGTGATACCGATGGCGCGATGGGACCGGATTACAGAGAAGGCGATGCGGTTCGGGCTGCTCCTTTCGAAAGAGATCAAGGTGGTGCATGTGCACTCGGATGATGAGGAGGGCAGCCTGGAGGAGATCTGGGAGGAGCACGTGATGGCGCCGATCAAGAAAGAGGGGCTGCAGGAGCCGGAGCTGGTGACGATTCTTTCGAATTACCGGTTTATTGTCAATCCGCTGATGGACTACATTTTGACGCTGGAGGAGAAGAATCCCGGGCGGAAGGTGGCGGTGCTGCTGCCGGAGCTGGTGGTGCGGCACTGGTGGGAGAATGCGCTGCATAATCAGCGGGTTCAGCTGCTGAAGCTGCTGCTGCTGGTGAAGGGGAATCAGCGGATTGTGGTGGTTAATATTCCGTGGTACCTGTGAGGGTGTTTTTGCTGGGGTTTTTGGGAAAAACAGTGTTTTGGTTGTGGTGTTTTGATGGTGAAGATGTGGTGAGATGCGCGGTGGAACGTGGTGTTTCGCCGCGTGTTTTTCTGTGATGAAGATACGCCAGGTTTTTTGGATTTTATTTTTGTGGGGTAGGCCGCCTCTTTGGGAGGCGGATTTTGTTTTGGTCGGGTTAGGCAGGGATCAGGGTGGCGGGGGTCTTGCGCCAGGTGGGGCTCAGGTCGCGGAGGCGGGCTACGGCGGTGGGGATCAGGGTGAGGGCCTGGTCGATCTCTTCGGCGGTGGTGAGGCGGGAGAGGGAGAAGCGGATGCTGGCGCGGGCGCGGGCGGGGGAGAGTCCCATGGCGGTGAGGACGTGGGAGGGTTCGGTGGCGCCGGACTGGCAGGCGGAGCCTCCGCTGACGGAGAGGCCCTTGAGGTCGAGGGCGATGACGAGGGCTTCGGCTTCGATGTGGTCGAAGTAGAGGTTGGTGGTGTTGGAGACGCGGGGGGCTCCGGCTCCGTTGACGCCGCACTCCTCTACCTGGGAGAGGATGCTTTGTTCGAGGCGGTCGCGTAGGGCGGTGAGGTGGGTGGGGCTGTCGGCTTGGCTGGGGAGAGCGGTCGGGCTTGCGCCCGATGCCCACACATCAGAATCGATGTATGGGGCACCCGGATTTGTGGGGGTGCCCGGATTTTTGTTGGTACTCGGATTTTCTGTGGTGCTCGGGGTTTGGGCGAGCCAGGCCTGGGCTAGTTCGGCGGCTTTGCCGAGCGCGACGATGCCGGCTACGTTTTCGGTTCCGGCGCGGCGCTGGCGCTCGTGGGAGCCGCCGTGGAGCATGGGGGCGAGGCGGACGCTGCGTCGGACGAAGAGGGCTCCGATGCCTTTGGGGGCGTAGATCTTGTGGCCGGAGAGGGTGAGGAGGTCAACGTCCTTGAGCGGGCCTTTGGGGCTGAGGTCGAGGGGGAGACGGCCTACGACCTGGACGGCGTCGGTGTGGAAGAGCGCGCCGGCGGCGTGGGCGATGGCGGCCAGCGCGGCGATGGGCTGGATGACGCCGGTCTCGTTGTTGGCGAACATGACGCTGACGAGCCTGGTGTTGGGGCGGATGGCGGCCAGTAAGGCGGCTGGTTCGATGAGGCCTTGCGGGGTGCTGGGGAGGAAGGTGACTTCGATCTCCCGGCTGAGGGCTCCTACCTTCTTTTTTGCGAGGGACTGTTCGAGGGATTGGGCAGCGCGGAGGATGGCGTCGTGCTCGATGCTGGTGGTGATGAGGTGGGCGGGTTCGCCGAGGAGCTTGGCGTTTTCGAGGGTGCCGAAGAGGGCGAGGTTGTCGCTCTCGGTGCCGCCGGAGGTGAAGACGATCTCGGAGGAGCGGCAGTGGAGGAGGCGGGCGACACTGTCGCGGGCGTGGTCGACGGCGGCGCGGGCGAACTGGCCCTGCTGGTGAATGGAGCTGGCGTTGCCGTAGTGCTCGAGGAAGAAGGGGCGCATGGCCTCGAAGACCTCGGGGAGGAGAGGCGTGGTGGCGTTGGCGTCCATGTAGATTCGGCGCATGATTTTATTTTACTGTGTGTTACTCCGGGTCCAGTTTTGGGACCGATAAATCGAGCGTAGAGCAGTATGATGACCCATCGGCTCCGCACTTGCGACTCAGCATATGACTTAGAAGATTGCCACATCCCAGAAGGAGCGGCAGGCGTGCGCAATCGTTCCGGCGGAGTACGTTTTTAGATAGATTCAACAGACCACAATGTCCGAGGAGATCTAATGAAGATTGCAGTTTTGATGTTGCTTTCGTGTTTGACGTTCGGTGTGAATAGAGACTGTGCTGCGGCTGACCTGGACAAGTCGGCTGAGAACGCGGCTTTGATTCGGGCGCACCATGAGGCTATGAATCGCGGCGATTGGAAGAATGCGTCGACCTACTATGCTGAGGATACGAAGAACTTTGGAACGCCGGGTGGACGTCAGCGCCTGAGAATGGTTTATGAAGACATTTGGACGACGTTCCCTGACTTTCGTCTCGACATCATTGATCTGGTAGCGAAGGACGATGTGGTCGTTGTTCGTTGCCGCGAGAGCGGCACTCACCTTGGCGTCCAGAGGCGATCAGTAAACGGAGGCTTATTGATTGGAGTGCCTCCCACCCATAAACACTTCGAGGTCGAGGTGATGCATTGGTACAAGATTCGCGATGGCAAGATCGTCGATCATTACGGAGCTCGGGATGACGTTGGCATGATGGAGCAGCTTGGGTTATTGGCTGAGCCACAGCCTAAACCTTAGGAAACGGTATAGTTCCGCGGCTGTCGTGATCGCCATTCCGATTCTCAAATAACCGAGTCAATCCTCTGGGGAGGGAAGCGTCTCGGTCTGTGCGTTCGCCCGTTCGAAGGTGAGGTTGACGGAGCGATTTCCGATCGGTCTTGTGCGGTGACGAACGCCTCGCTTGACGGTAATCATGTGGCCTGGCAAGAGCTCGAGGGTCTGGTCATCAAAATCAATGAAGAGGCCACCTTCCAATGCAAGAAAACTCTCGTCGGAGTCGGGATGGCAGTGCCAGTGATAGGACTCGGTCATGACGCTTATGCGAACTTCATGATCGTTGACGTTAGCGATGGAATGGTTGTTGTAGCTCTCCGCTGTTGCTGATTCGGCCGAAAGACTGATGACTTCGAAGGAAGGATTTTGCATGTATTGCTCCATGCTCTTGTTTCGCGATTGTACCCTGCTGCAGATAGCTCTTCCGTCTTGCATGAAGTGGATGGAATGGGTAGTAATAGCGATATGGAAGAGCAAGAAAGACGGCTGGTTATGGACGAGTTGGCTTCGAGTGAAGCGAGGCTGTTGGAGTTGGTGCGTGGATTGTCGGAGGAGCAGTGGAGCTTTCGGGAGACGCCTGAGCGTTGGTCGATCGCGGAGAATGTCGAACATCTTGTTGTGTTCGAGGGCTTCATCCGGGGGATGATCGCGAAGACGCTGGAGGGGGCGGCGGAGCCGGAGAAGAGTGGGCTGGCCGCTGCGAAAGAACACCTGGT
Encoded here:
- a CDS encoding YegP family protein yields the protein MAGTFEIKKAKDGEFYFHLKAGNGQIILASEMYVGKSSAENGIESVRKNAPIDAHYERKEAKNGQPMFNLKAANHQVIGTSETYTTTTARDAGIESVKANAPDAPIHDLTV
- a CDS encoding serine hydrolase domain-containing protein, with the translated sequence MMNLRVRAAAVFGLGFVTMGAAWAQNSLPTATATGIDAAAAEVLKATGVPSASVAVVQGGKIAYVKAYGKARLEPVMLAEPGMQYSIGSVSKQFTAAIILLLVQDGGVKLDDPVGKYLPELTRASDVTVRQVLSMTSGYQDFWPEDYVMTSMMQPATPQHILDVWAKKPLDFEPGTKWQYSNTNYVIAGRIAEIVAGKPLIEQLQERIFKPLKMTGVLNSDASRLPANDPTGYYQHALGPLRPAPQEGAGWMFAAGELAMPASDLAQWNISLMNRTLLAPASYDEMFTEVKLKDGSGTHYGLGVQVSARDGHRVISHSGEVSGFVSQNSVFPDDKVAVTVLTNEDASSAAGALARKIAPLVLGGSAAASASDGTAAAERRALAIFTGLQEGKLDRSQLTAFCDAYFTEEAVGDFAGSLKPLGVPGSFKQMDEELRGGMTFRSFSVSFPDRQLRVTTYEEPDGKLEQYLVIPSGS
- a CDS encoding protein kinase domain-containing protein, which codes for MELWTEYEGRTIDGAFPLTKLIRPEGRSAFFSTSNGVGGPTVIRLIESHFDDEEILVRWRGIQALNHPNLVKLIQFGRVMLDETSLVYAVMEPVDANMAEIVAERRLTVQETRQIATSLASALESLHTNGFVHEHIEPANVLAVGESIKLRSDCIRETPEGQEGSELKQKDAHDFAVVLLRALTQKKTLEEAKRELPLDAPFDEMIRKGISGEWGIPEMVRALRPDTEIRVEARPVAVRESRPEKVAEMPVELPTYSTNRVRVAEEKSGGIEGRRLVIGVGAMVLLLLIALFMHGRWSKSSGAVQANAVVPAIATEASDAAPAPALETPSAEAGSAGVAAAAPATAAPEASVTAPASVGVGQWRVVAFTYNREAQAQQKVESLRAMHPDLRPEVFTPSGHSPYLVVVGGTMSRDEAFAFIRKGRAEGLPHDSYAQNYRR
- a CDS encoding bestrophin-like domain, whose amino-acid sequence is MLTLIQNIVILIVTMTCSMLFLALLNRIWPRERRTVHNDLIGWQLGILGTTYAVILGFMLYTVWTNFGEANLNADLEANSLRNVYHIAEGLPTPQRILLEQQARDYADAVINHDWPEMFQSKLPEESHLLNRDMWKTLMSVKAATPSELIAEDHALTELSALTEHRRTRLLQSVYRLPTIFWGVLLVGGLVTVLSASLFGSANRALHAVQVFCFTLLITLVLLAIADVNLPFRGWVHVSHFAFLRAQQNMND
- a CDS encoding M61 family metallopeptidase encodes the protein MIVRRTLLPLALLTLGTPALLQAQQTPIQITADLSEAPRKLYHAEVDIPVQPGPVSLTTPKWIPGNHRPTGPVDDITGVVFTVNGPGGTKTVLPWRRDDEDLYEFHVTVPAGVTTLHAHLDCIVTARVTDKLAVLEWEKLLLYPAKTPVKDIAIQPSVIVPAGWGIGTALTIASTSQNGLSGPFSPGPPVVTTYAPTTVEQLEDSPVITGQYFHEFALAPEVTPRHYIDVVSDSPEDSNLRPALLAELNNLVRETGAAYDSRHYNVYHFLLTLSDVAGGEGLEHGQSSDNGVGEKGFSDPSHQLGESDLLSHEFTHSWNGKYRRPFNLYQDDFEKMQQGSLLWVYEGMTQYLGNVLAARSGLKSQEQYRDMLALSAANLDYKPGREWRSTEDTAISASILRGGNPAWSNWKRGQDYYQEGELFWLDADTLIRQKTDNKKSLTDFLHLFLGKGGNTGPSIVTYNRDELIADLNQVYKYDWATFIHERIDNINPRADLAGIERGGYKLVFTDEPTKSERTLANSGSRRGSSVNVWYSLGLRVSAEGNIADIRWNSPADKAKFFPGEKIIAINGNVYSADALKTAIKQAKGTSEPIHFILQSDAFVTTADIDYHDGARYPQLVRVDGTPAYLDDITKPLAKSEPIPAEKKEKEKDSTE
- a CDS encoding glutathione peroxidase; its protein translation is MSAAALYDIPVHKITGEGTSLADYRGKVLLIVNVASKCGLTPQYDALEKIYARFKDSGLVVCGFPANDFGGQEPGSNDDIQTFCRSTFGVDFPMFSKVTVTGPNTHPLYQSLIAAQPKATSPGREAFRENLNGFLQQHGATTNPEPGILWNFEKFLIDRNGRVAARFSPEVLPDDPTVVAAIESALNS